One Pseudomonas entomophila genomic window carries:
- a CDS encoding MFS transporter, which translates to MPSASQASHGRPEHDQQSVSQQWLAILSVAVGAFALVTSEFLPVGVLNDVASDLGISAGHAGLMVTLPGIMAALAAPLLSVGIGALDRRYLLIGLTLIMIIANAVVAYATDFSLLLFGRVLLGISIGGFWATAIALSGRLAPKGVSVAQATSIIMVGVTLATVLGVPVGTWLSGLMGWRTTFLVTALVGIPVLLAQVFLLPRLNPDKAIRISDLPALFINPKARVGLIAVLLIGLAHFAAYTYVAPFFKHNASFDGPTIGSLLLLYGVAGVLGNIFAGFAANQSVRHTLMLVALMIGVGTALFPYFATSLTGAAMLIALWGFAFGAFPACASIWMFVVAPKDVERGMPLFVAMFQVIIALGSFFGGQIVDQMGSAVLFSLATALVGCGFVTVLVLGRSVSNSLAAQPS; encoded by the coding sequence ATGCCAAGCGCCAGCCAGGCCTCACACGGCCGTCCCGAACATGATCAGCAAAGCGTCAGCCAACAGTGGCTGGCAATTCTCTCGGTTGCCGTGGGTGCCTTCGCCCTGGTCACCAGCGAGTTCCTCCCGGTCGGGGTGCTCAACGATGTCGCCAGCGACCTCGGCATCAGTGCCGGCCACGCCGGGCTGATGGTGACCCTGCCCGGTATCATGGCGGCCCTCGCCGCCCCGTTGCTGTCGGTGGGCATCGGTGCCCTGGACCGGCGCTACCTGCTGATCGGCCTGACACTGATCATGATCATCGCCAACGCGGTCGTGGCCTACGCCACCGACTTCAGCCTGCTGCTGTTCGGCCGTGTGCTGCTGGGCATCAGCATTGGTGGCTTCTGGGCCACCGCCATCGCCCTCAGCGGCCGCCTGGCGCCCAAGGGCGTGAGCGTGGCCCAGGCCACCTCGATCATCATGGTCGGCGTGACCCTGGCCACTGTACTGGGCGTGCCCGTGGGCACCTGGTTGAGCGGGCTGATGGGCTGGCGCACGACCTTCCTGGTCACTGCGCTGGTGGGCATACCTGTGCTGCTCGCGCAGGTCTTCCTGCTGCCACGGCTCAACCCTGACAAGGCCATCCGCATCAGTGACCTGCCGGCCCTGTTCATCAACCCCAAGGCTCGGGTCGGGTTGATCGCGGTACTGTTGATCGGCCTGGCGCACTTCGCCGCGTACACCTATGTCGCGCCGTTCTTCAAGCACAACGCCAGTTTCGATGGGCCGACCATTGGTTCCCTGCTGTTGCTCTATGGCGTGGCCGGGGTACTGGGCAATATCTTCGCCGGTTTCGCCGCCAACCAGAGCGTGCGCCACACCTTGATGCTGGTGGCGCTGATGATCGGCGTCGGCACCGCCCTGTTCCCCTATTTCGCCACCAGCCTGACCGGTGCGGCGATGCTCATCGCACTGTGGGGCTTCGCCTTCGGCGCCTTCCCGGCCTGCGCCAGCATCTGGATGTTCGTCGTGGCGCCCAAGGATGTCGAACGCGGCATGCCGCTGTTCGTCGCCATGTTCCAGGTGATCATCGCCCTGGGCTCGTTCTTTGGCGGGCAGATCGTCGACCAGATGGGCAGCGCGGTGCTGTTCAGCCTGGCCACGGCGCTGGTTGGCTGCGGCTTTGTCACGGTGCTTGTGCTGGGGCGTAGTGTCAGCAACAGCCTGGCGGCTCAACCGTCCTGA
- a CDS encoding LysR family transcriptional regulator, giving the protein MNRNDLRRVDLNLLIVFETLMHERSVTRAAEKLFLGQPAISAALSRLRSLFDDPLFVRTGRSMEPSARAHEIFALLSPALDSISTAVSRAAEFDPATSNAVFRIGLSDDAEFALLPQLLKRIRAEAPGIVLVVRRVNYLLMPTLLASGEISVGVSYTSELPANAKRKVLRRSMPKLLRADSMPGSITLDDFCARPHALVSFAGDLSGFIDEALDEIGRKRHVVLAVPQFNGLGSLLAGTDIVATVPDYTADALTAAGGLRAEDLPLEVRTFELHMAWRGAQDNDPAEKWLRSRIQMFFGDPDSL; this is encoded by the coding sequence ATGAATCGTAACGACTTGCGTCGCGTAGACCTCAACCTGCTGATCGTGTTCGAAACGCTCATGCATGAACGCAGCGTGACCCGCGCAGCCGAAAAACTGTTCCTCGGCCAGCCGGCGATCAGCGCCGCGCTGTCGCGCCTGCGCAGCCTGTTCGACGACCCATTGTTCGTGCGCACCGGCCGCAGCATGGAGCCCTCTGCCCGTGCCCACGAGATCTTCGCCCTGCTGTCGCCGGCGCTGGACTCGATCTCCACCGCCGTCAGCCGCGCCGCCGAGTTCGACCCGGCCACCAGCAACGCGGTGTTCCGCATTGGCTTGTCCGACGACGCCGAATTCGCCCTGCTGCCGCAACTGCTCAAGCGCATCCGCGCCGAAGCCCCCGGCATCGTGCTGGTAGTACGCCGGGTCAACTACCTGCTGATGCCCACCCTGCTCGCCTCAGGCGAGATCTCGGTGGGCGTGAGCTACACCAGTGAACTGCCGGCCAACGCCAAGCGCAAGGTGCTGCGCCGCAGCATGCCCAAACTGCTGCGCGCCGACAGCATGCCCGGCAGCATCACCCTCGACGACTTCTGCGCCCGCCCCCACGCGCTGGTGTCGTTCGCCGGCGACCTGTCGGGGTTCATCGACGAAGCGCTGGACGAGATCGGCCGCAAGCGTCATGTGGTGCTGGCGGTGCCGCAGTTCAACGGGCTGGGAAGCTTGCTGGCGGGGACCGATATCGTCGCCACGGTGCCGGACTACACGGCCGATGCGTTGACGGCGGCGGGCGGGTTGCGGGCGGAAGACCTGCCGTTGGAGGTGCGGACGTTCGAATTGCACATGGCCTGGCGCGGGGCCCAGGACAATGATCCGGCGGAGAAATGGTTGAGGTCGCGGATACAGATGTTCTTTGGTGACCCTGACAGCCTCTAA
- a CDS encoding zinc-dependent alcohol dehydrogenase family protein, with product MSRMIRFHKFGPADVLRCEEQAEPTPAVGEVQVRVEAIGVSWYDVLWRQNLAPSQAHLPAGIGHEMAGVVTAVGAGVDDIAVGDRVASFPATSANDHPVYGDVIVLPRMAITRYPDVLTPIEASVHYTPLLIAYFAFVDLARAKAGQTALVTDASHCAGPAFVQLGKALGLKVFAATKEPEQREYLLGLGADKVIVTEEQDLLMQIGKYTDGRGVDMVLDGLGGPQMSLLGDVLAPRGSLVLYGLQGGNQTPFPACAAFKKNIQFHVHCIGNFTGKPELGIDQDQVALQRALRDINQFTADHLLTPQIIKVYPFEQVVEAHRYMDECPCGGRVVLDMKAS from the coding sequence ATGTCCCGCATGATCCGTTTCCACAAGTTCGGTCCGGCCGATGTGCTCCGCTGCGAGGAGCAGGCCGAACCGACTCCGGCCGTCGGCGAGGTGCAGGTCCGTGTCGAGGCCATTGGCGTGAGCTGGTACGACGTGCTCTGGCGGCAGAACCTGGCGCCGTCCCAGGCGCACCTGCCGGCGGGCATTGGCCATGAGATGGCCGGTGTGGTCACGGCTGTCGGCGCCGGGGTGGATGATATTGCGGTGGGCGACCGGGTCGCCAGCTTCCCGGCCACCAGCGCCAACGACCACCCGGTATACGGCGACGTCATCGTGCTGCCGCGCATGGCCATCACCCGTTACCCCGATGTGTTGACCCCCATCGAGGCCAGCGTGCACTACACGCCGCTGCTGATCGCCTATTTCGCCTTCGTCGATCTTGCCCGGGCCAAGGCCGGGCAGACGGCGCTGGTCACCGATGCCAGCCACTGCGCGGGGCCAGCCTTCGTGCAACTGGGCAAGGCGCTCGGGCTGAAAGTGTTCGCCGCCACCAAGGAGCCGGAGCAGCGCGAGTACCTGTTGGGCCTGGGCGCGGACAAGGTGATCGTCACCGAAGAGCAGGACCTGCTGATGCAGATCGGCAAGTACACCGATGGCCGCGGCGTGGACATGGTCCTCGACGGCCTGGGAGGGCCGCAGATGTCGCTGCTTGGCGATGTGCTGGCACCCCGTGGCAGCCTGGTGCTGTATGGCCTGCAGGGCGGCAACCAGACACCATTCCCGGCCTGCGCGGCGTTCAAGAAGAACATTCAGTTCCACGTGCACTGTATCGGCAACTTCACCGGCAAGCCGGAGTTGGGCATAGATCAGGACCAGGTTGCCTTGCAACGGGCCTTGCGCGATATCAACCAGTTCACCGCCGATCATTTACTGACGCCGCAGATCATCAAGGTGTATCCGTTCGAGCAAGTGGTCGAGGCTCATCGCTATATGGATGAATGCCCTTGTGGCGGGCGGGTGGTGTTGGATATGAAGGCGTCCTGA
- a CDS encoding malate dehydrogenase, with protein MNKLSIVGAGMVGEAAAQIIAREEYCRELMLVDVQGDLAQGKALDIWQAAVESGSDTRVHGGANAEMLQDSDLVVITAGVPRKPGQSRQDVLSINLPILDGIMQDINRHAPAATVLVVSNPVDVLTYRAWSLSGLGRGKVFGQAGVLDTARMKCFIAEETGFSARDITALVLGGHGDSMVPLMRYCAIGSVPLSHFLSNEQIERIVQRTRQGGGEILGLKKIGSACDAPGVAIAQMVDTIANGRNRILPTVAILEGEYGRNDIAMGVPCVLAAEGLARVIELPLDAQEQAMFDHSADAVVRDIAEMKAL; from the coding sequence GTGAACAAACTATCAATCGTGGGTGCCGGCATGGTCGGTGAGGCGGCGGCGCAGATCATCGCCCGGGAGGAATACTGCCGCGAGTTGATGCTGGTCGATGTGCAGGGCGACCTGGCGCAGGGCAAGGCGCTGGACATCTGGCAGGCCGCCGTCGAGTCCGGTTCCGATACCCGGGTTCACGGTGGTGCCAACGCCGAGATGCTGCAGGATTCCGACCTGGTGGTGATCACGGCGGGCGTGCCGCGCAAGCCCGGCCAGTCGCGCCAGGATGTGCTGAGCATCAACCTGCCGATTCTCGACGGCATCATGCAGGACATCAACCGTCACGCCCCGGCGGCGACGGTCCTGGTGGTGTCGAACCCCGTTGACGTGCTGACCTACCGGGCCTGGAGCCTGAGCGGGCTGGGGCGCGGCAAGGTGTTCGGGCAGGCGGGAGTGCTGGATACCGCGCGCATGAAGTGCTTCATCGCCGAGGAAACCGGTTTTTCCGCCCGGGATATCACGGCGCTGGTCCTGGGCGGGCATGGCGACAGCATGGTGCCGTTGATGCGTTACTGCGCGATCGGTTCGGTGCCGCTGTCGCACTTCCTCTCCAATGAGCAGATAGAACGGATTGTGCAGCGCACGCGCCAGGGTGGCGGCGAGATCCTTGGCTTGAAGAAAATTGGGAGCGCCTGCGATGCGCCGGGCGTGGCCATTGCGCAGATGGTGGATACCATCGCCAACGGGCGCAATCGCATCCTGCCGACGGTCGCGATTCTCGAGGGCGAGTACGGGCGCAACGACATTGCCATGGGGGTTCCCTGTGTGCTGGCGGCAGAGGGGCTTGCACGGGTGATCGAGTTGCCCCTGGATGCGCAGGAACAGGCGATGTTCGACCACTCCGCGGACGCTGTGGTGCGGGACATTGCTGAGATGAAGGCGTTATAG
- a CDS encoding alkaline phosphatase family protein, with the protein MPARKPLLLINVVGLTPSLLGPNTPHINELLKTAQMASLQPSFPAVTSTVQASILTGAPPSQHGIVGNGWYFRDQAEVRFWLQPNALIQGEKVWDTLKRELPGFRCSQLFWWYNMYANVDASITPRPHYPADGRKLFGLYSSPPGLHERIEAQIGEFPFPGFWGPAAGIASSRWIVDCALLEFQLNRPDLQLVYLPHLDYSLQKVGPEHPSIADEVRAIDHEVGRLLSFARDQGAAVMLLSEYGIEAVGQSVSINRVLREQGLLQVRQSLTWELLDPGASAAFAVADHQIAHVYVRREEDVPRIKALLQRQPGIEQVLDRAEQRTWQLDHPRSGELVALAAPGFWFDYYYWFDERKAPDFARTVDIHRKPGYDPVELFVDPAIRLPRLKVARRLLQKKLGMRYYMDLIPLDSGLVRGSHGRPPASEQAGPLLITDCDVPLPRRIAATAVKHLLLLHFLEQNQHDLANAKEHTCGEPSR; encoded by the coding sequence ATGCCTGCCCGTAAACCCCTGCTGCTGATCAACGTGGTCGGCCTGACGCCCTCGTTGCTAGGCCCGAACACGCCGCATATCAACGAACTGCTGAAGACCGCGCAGATGGCCAGCCTGCAGCCGTCGTTTCCGGCGGTGACCTCCACGGTGCAAGCCTCGATCCTGACCGGAGCACCGCCGTCGCAGCACGGTATCGTCGGCAATGGCTGGTACTTTCGCGATCAGGCCGAGGTGCGCTTCTGGCTGCAACCCAACGCGCTGATCCAGGGCGAGAAGGTCTGGGACACGCTCAAGCGCGAACTGCCCGGGTTCCGTTGCAGCCAATTGTTCTGGTGGTACAACATGTACGCCAACGTCGATGCCTCGATCACCCCGCGCCCGCACTATCCGGCCGACGGGCGCAAGCTCTTCGGGCTGTATTCGTCGCCGCCAGGCCTGCACGAACGGATCGAAGCGCAGATCGGCGAGTTCCCCTTCCCCGGCTTCTGGGGGCCGGCGGCGGGCATCGCCTCGAGCCGCTGGATCGTCGATTGCGCCCTGCTCGAATTCCAGCTCAATCGCCCCGACCTGCAACTGGTCTACCTGCCCCACCTCGACTACAGCCTGCAGAAGGTCGGCCCCGAGCATCCGTCGATCGCCGATGAGGTACGGGCCATCGACCATGAAGTCGGGCGCCTGCTGAGCTTCGCCCGGGACCAGGGCGCGGCGGTGATGTTGCTGTCGGAGTACGGCATCGAGGCGGTCGGGCAATCGGTGTCCATCAACCGCGTACTGCGCGAGCAAGGCTTGTTGCAGGTGCGCCAGTCGCTGACCTGGGAATTACTCGACCCCGGTGCCAGCGCGGCCTTCGCGGTGGCCGATCACCAGATCGCCCATGTCTACGTCAGGCGCGAGGAGGATGTTCCGCGTATCAAGGCCCTGCTGCAGCGCCAGCCCGGCATCGAGCAGGTGCTGGACCGGGCCGAGCAGCGCACCTGGCAACTGGACCATCCTCGCAGCGGCGAGCTGGTGGCGCTGGCCGCTCCGGGATTCTGGTTCGATTACTACTACTGGTTCGACGAGCGCAAGGCGCCGGACTTCGCCCGCACCGTGGACATCCACCGCAAGCCCGGCTACGACCCGGTGGAACTGTTCGTCGACCCGGCCATCCGCCTCCCCAGATTGAAGGTGGCGCGCCGTCTGCTGCAGAAAAAACTCGGCATGCGCTACTACATGGACCTGATCCCGCTGGACAGCGGCCTGGTCCGTGGCAGTCACGGCCGCCCGCCCGCCAGCGAGCAGGCAGGCCCGTTGCTGATCACCGATTGCGACGTACCGCTGCCGCGGCGCATTGCGGCAACGGCGGTCAAGCACCTGCTGCTTCTGCATTTCCTGGAGCAGAACCAACATGACCTGGCCAATGCCAAGGAGCACACATGCGGCGAGCCATCTCGATAA